Within the Emys orbicularis isolate rEmyOrb1 chromosome 5, rEmyOrb1.hap1, whole genome shotgun sequence genome, the region ATCCCAGGCGTCTGAGCAgccctcttcaggacagcactGCTCACCCTAGTAAGGGAGGGGCCTAGAAAAGGTGGCCTAAAAATTGCCTGCCCTACAACAACTGGCCAGCAAGCCGCGGCTGGCAGTTCAACTCAATCTGCAGCCGAAACCAAAAGAAATATTTGAGAAAACTTACCATTGGTGTATGGAATGTTCGTACACTCATGGATCGAGAAGCTGTTGCAAGACCTGAGAGAAGGACAGCCCTCATTGCTCGAGAACTTGTCCGTTATAACATCGATATAGCGGCATTAAGTGAAACAAGATTGCCTGGGGAAGGTTTCTTGAGTGAACCAGGAGGTGGttacaccttcttctggaagGGTAAGACTGAGACAGAGGACAGAATACACCGAGTTGGTCTGGCAATAAAAACCTTATTGATGCATCAACTCCCAGACCTTCCAGTGGGTATCAATGAAAGATTGCTGAAGCTACGCTTCCCACTAAATGCCAAACGTCATGTCAccatcatcagtgcatatgcaccCACTCTAACATGCTCTGACAACTCAAAGGAACAATTCTATGAAGATCTCAACAAACTGATCAAGGTCACACCTGTAACAGATAAACTACTCCTACTTGGAGATTTCAATGCCCGAGTCGGGGCTGACAGCGAGAACTGGAAAGGAGTAATCGGGCCACATGGTGTAGGCAAAATGAACAGTAATGGACTACTTcttttgagtctttgttctgaaaatgacctGACCATTGACCTGAAAATGACCTGACCATTACCAACACTCTGTTCCGACAAGCGGACAAATACAAAATGACGTGGATGCACCCTAGGTCCAAACAGTGGCATCTGATAGATTATGCCATTGTTAGAAGGCGAGACATCCGAGACGTACTGATTACCAGAGTAATGCGAGGCGCAGAGTGCTGGACAGATCACAGATTAGTCAGGACGTCTCAACATCGTTCCTTCTCGGCACAAACACCCTAAGCATGTGCGACCTGCTTTCAATATAGCCAAACTGAAGGATGCTCAATCtttcaacaaattccagaagagtCTTGATGACAAACTGACATCCCATGGACAACTGATCGGTACTGTAACCGAAAAGTGGGACCAGTTCAAGCAGAGAGTGACTGACACAGCAATAACATCTCTTggaccaaagaaaagaacacatcaggattggtttgatgagaaccaagaagaaatatgctcagcattggaagtaaagagaaaagccTTTATCGAATGGCAGAATGACCCCTCCTCAGTCTCTAAACAGGAGCATTTCAAgtaccttcagagcaaaacacagaaagacctccatcagatacaagacaactggtgggagagcaaagccaaagaaattgagcACTATGCTGAGATCCACaactttaaaatgttctttagtgctattaagactgtctatggaccttctaaaccaaggaccaccccattgctctcattAGACAACACAATGCTGATTAAAGATGAAGGCATCAACGAAAGATGGCGAGAACACTTTAGCAACCTTCTCAATAGACCATCAACCGTGAATAATAATGTCCTtaatgaaattccacaacaacctgctctgacagatcttgactttccgcccactatagatgagattaagaaagctgttagccagatgagttcagggaaagctcctggaaaagatgggataccagcagagagatataaagcagcaggtccagcagcactagcagcgttccacagcgtgatcatcaacatctgggaggatgaaaacataccacaggacCTTCGCGATGCTACTATTGTAGCATCTGCTTTGCTGCctctcttttcaagaacaaaggcagcaaagcagaatgtggaaactatagaggcatatccctcctctctgttggagggaagatcattgcccgcatcatcttgaaccgcctaatagccagtatttccgaggcaaatctacctgaaagtcaatgtggttttcaacctggccggagcacagtcgacatggtgtttgctgtcagacaaatacaagagaagtgcattgaacagaacatgcacgtgtatgctgtcttcatagatctgacaaaggcgtttgataccgtcaacagggaagccctttggaccattctaacacgACTTTGCTGCCCAAGAAAATGTGTCCAGATTATacgcctttttcatgacagcatgacaggcaaagtattgtctgatggagccacatcagccccctttaaTATCACCaacggcgtgaaacaaggatgtgttctcgcttctgtcctatttaacctgttctttgcatgtgtccttaaccatgcactgaaagatctggaccgaggtatatacttgaaataccggcacgatggttcactttttgacctccgtcgcctgaatgcaaagactaagacaatgcagaaactccttcttgaggcactctttgctgacgactgtgcccccatggctcacactgaaaatgatcttcagcacattgtcaacaagtttgctgaggcctcgcaactttttggactaactatcagcctcggaaagacagaagttctccatcaacctgcacctggatcaaatgcttctgtcccgagtatctccatcgacggcactcagctgaaagtagtggagaactttaaatatctgggtagtgtcatatccagtgatggatcactggataatgagatcaatgcacgaatatccaaagcaagccaggcacttggctgtctgcgtgtcaaagttttaaatcaccacaacatctggatgtcaacaaaactgcttgtgtacagagctgttgttctttcatctcttttgtacaggtgcgaaacatggacactatataggcgtcacatcaagcagctcaaagcatttcacatgcgctgcctccgcaacatcatgaagatccgctggcaagacaaagtgcccaatctcgaggtcctcgagacagcccagatgacaagcattgaaatgatgatcatgaagtcacagctacgttggaccggtcatgtcagctgcatggatgccaacagaatcccccgccagcttctgtatgatgagctctcccagggcatccggcatataggtcatccacggaaacgttacaaggacaccatcaaagccaatctgcagtacagcagtatcaaacctagggaccttgaggacgctgccagcgacagaacacagtggcgtgcaacagtcagaaatacctgcatcgcctttgaggaagaccgctgccggcgtctacaagaggcacgcAAATgacgtcacagagcatcagcagcgcacaatccactgaccgcaaacttcccatgcaccatctgcagcaaaatgtgcacctcaagaattggcttgtacagtcaccagagggcacaccatgagaccaacaactgatgatctgcacagatttgtcatcatcggattCGATGGACTACCAAGAAGAAGAATACCGAATAAAACTTCTTTACTCTATAGTGGGTCAGTGAGTCATAACTGCCTTGCCTTATGTGATTTATAATTGTAATTCATTAATGACCTTGagaataataaaattaaataatgtaAACATACAGAAGTTAAATTGAGATGCTCCATATAAGAATACTCAAACACTTTAACTTTAGAAACTGTAATATAATTCTTCCTAGTATAGTAGTACTATAAAGGTATCAGGCATTTATAGAAAAACATACTTAGGGAATTGTATACAAATGCCATCAGTTTACAAGCAGATGTTTATGGCTCACAGAGCTGATACGATAAGTTGATGAGTGAGAAGTAGGCAGGCAGTTAAGACTCAGGCTGAGCACCAGGAATTCTTAAACTCTAAACCTGGCTCTAACACCTATTCCCTTTGTAGCCTGCTGCAAGTTGCCTAACATCTCTGCCTACTTTTTCCCATTTCTAATATGGAGATGATAATACTTAGCAACTCCCATGAGAGGTAGCTTATATAGGTAACTAGTGTGTGTAAGAGCTCTGAAAATGCAAATGTCTATAAAAATGCTGACTAGTATAATTATGGAGGCTCCATAGGTAAAGcttataaatatatttgaatgGTCTAAACATGTTGTGTATCTAATATTAAAAACAGAGACCAAATTGCTTTTGGGaatagttgctcttttaagattctACAAATATTACTATGGAAAATAATGTAATTCAGTTTGTATTCTTTGTAGAGCTTAAAGAGCAATGTTGGCCATCAGAATTTTTCAATATTTGGTGGCTTATTACAGCACTGAGTCTCTACTTTCCTAGGCAGAGATCACACAGCTACATGCTTGTTACTCTGTTGGTAAACCTGAATAAAATAGTTAAGATTGAAAAAGTACTTTTAAAAGTATTAGATACAACTTCGACAGTAATTTAATGTTGTTGCATTCAACTGTAACTTCTGTATTTGCCTGCTTGTATGCTTAATTTCTAAATTTAAGAAGGCagtaatgtcttttttttttttcatttgcctaTACTTAGTGGAAATGCAACATTAGAATATCCAATAGTGCagcaacatttaaaaatacattgtaatGTAAATTTGTTAATCCTCGATTTTCTGGGTTAGATTATTAGTGGGTTTTAAGATACAAATCACCCAGGTGTGGAGGAGTCATGCTGCAGAGAGAGCCCCAGGAGGAATTCCAGCTGACTCAGTCCAGTGTGTCCACATAATGAAATAGCCATAATATGGCACACCCATGTAAACTTAGTTTTAGCCCATTTCCAATGGCTTAACACAAATAAATACTCAGCATGCAAATGATCATGCAGACTTGTGATTTGCCACGAAGTCTCATGGTGATTCCACTGTGCTCAGTTTACTTAATGGAACAAAATAGTATTCTAATGAGATTTCACAGTTAAACTTGCATGGTAATTATGAAGTCTATTTACTTTATCACAGCATGTTTGAAATTGTATTTATAGGTTCATGAGGCATTTATTGTGTTCCAGCAACAATCCAAAAATCAATCTTCTCTAGACAGCAATACTGTCTTATCTTACTGATATTTACCAATACTTACCAGTGATACTGGTAAAGTAATACCCCTTGTGGACCATTCCCAGTCCATCAGCAAAGCATGTGAAAGTTTGGATGGTTACCTGAATCTCTGATTTCTGCTTGTTTCAACAAGCAAACTGGAAAGTGCATTCAATAAAATAACTAAGTCTCTATAGAAAGGTAAGGTAAAATAAGATAAAGGTTTCCTTATACGAACAATGTATTTGCTGTTAttttagttctctctctctcagaagtcTGTCATTTGGTCTTTCCTCTATCTTTCTGAGGAGAAAAAGTTCAAAGAAAAATATCCCCAGGTTTTGTTATGCTCTTATATTACTCTTAACAAGACTAATTCAGACGTATCAGAAACTCTAATTTAGCGCATCTGTCTATTATCTTTTTCCTTCTATGGCACTACAGTGAGTATTATGATTTGAAATGCCAGCCTCAGACTAGCAAATAAACTTGTGTAGAAAATGATATTGAAAGATCAGGGCAGAGCTCATTGCCATCACGCTCTGTTGCCTCCATGTTCTTACATTTTAAGAGATACGAATCTTAAATACAGAAATAAGAGAACTGTCATTCTAGTCTCCAAGGCTTGCTCTCTCACTCTCTGGACTTCTGCTACAATTGGTCTCCATTCTCTAGCCAAATCTGACTGGATCTCTAGAAGAGATGATCTCTTATTTGTTGCCTTTTGACATGCTTCTACCAAAACCCCTAATCCCCCTGATTCTAAATCTGATCTTGCCAGCTAAATTGATGGAAGAATCCTTGCAGCAAGGAATATTTGACTCTCTCTCCAAATAAAGACAATGTGGCTTCATCAAGCTGCCTCTTCCCTACAGTTCCACTTCTCAGGGCCTTGTGGATGCTGATCAACAAGAAAAACCTCTTTGCTACCAACTAAGCTATGATAAGGGATTTCATTAATTATGTATACCACAATTGGCCAAACTCAGAACACAGCTCTTAAAACTGGTCCCTTGTTACAGATCTTCTGTATATCTTGGTCTCTTGTGAAGGGGGTCCAAAGTGAGGGAGTGCTTTAAGGCTATCATAATGGGTAGAGGGGAACTCTAATATTCAGTCAGTGGTCATCAGCTGAACTGATTGAATTGGTTGGGTTTCAGATAGACCCCTTGCCCTGATTGGAGAAAAGATGATCTGTGGCCTCAAATCAGAAGAGGTAAGGTGTGACCATAACAAAAGTCTAATCCTCATCCACTCAGATACCCAATCCAGCACCAAAACCAGATGGAGATTATTGCTGGTTTTGTGCGCTGAGCCAGAAATTACCCTGGGCAGTTCCACATCGACAAGTTGACCATTAAAATATGAATCATCTCAGAGGGAAATCTAGGGTGCATCCTATTCACCAACACTAATAGTGGGGAGATGCTTAAAATAGGATGACATATGTAAAATGGAAACACTAACAGATATCCATTGCTACTGCATCCACTGCAATGGATAATTTCTACATAATTTCTTAATCTGATCACCAGTGTCATTAATCAATACTGCCtatgaaagacattttgaaaaaaaaatagataccAACTTTCATGTTCTGCAGAAGTCAGCAGCTTCAGTGACCAAAAGAATGAAATGAGGAGTTAATTGCATAGATATCAAATATTTTAATACTGTTGCTTGACTATGACTtgaaattaatcattaaaaaagatTAAAGGAGAGACGTTAGGAGGAAACACTTAACTGGACTATTAGTTCACTCAAATATTGGGTCCCAATCCCTCTCTTCATAAAGCAAAGTACTGTATTGAACCTGTATGTCACATGGCCTTTTGGGACCATTGAGCAAACTTCCAGGCAAATATAGATGTCTGGCACATATATATATTACATTTCTGCAACTAGCTAGGAGATTAAAGAGGATCCCCACAATTATTGCTCAAATTGTCTATTTGATGAAATCTCTTCCTCAAGCTGAGTGCAGCATCTACTCTTCCTGTTCTCATCCCCTGATTCAGAGTCTCTTTGAGTCTGCTGCAGTTGTATCTTTGGGAAGCTTAATGTACATTTAAGATATATTTAACATATAACATCTTCCATTAGATAAACATTAGTTATTTAGAAATGTATTATGCTATACATATGTAATCAATAGCTGAGAagtattaattaatgtttgtatcaTGACACAATATACATTTATAAACCATTTTACATACTGTACAGAATCTGTGTTCTTAGCTGTAACTGTTCATCTCTGAGGCCTGGAAAGGGGGAGACCTAGATTCAGTGTCCAGGTCTGCATCTGATTCtctgtatgatcttgggcaaagCACTTAAACTCTCTCTACCACATGTAGAAAGGAGTTGATGCATATTGTGTACAATATAGTAGCTCTCAAAGTACTTTTACAAAGATGAGTAAGTATTATAATTCTGATTCACTATGGAATAAATCCTGCCCCTTCCTCTTAAGCAGTGGAAGGCTTAGCTTTGCAGAGAAGGTGGAGTTGCTGTTTTGGGGCCCCACGCAAAGGATGTGCAACTCCTACACAGCACAGAACCCTGACTCCTCTTTACAGGTGATGGGTGAGGGTAGACCATGGAAAGGCATAAAGAAGTATGATATGGATCTTCCAATCCTTCCTGTAGTAGGGGCCACACCAAGGGAtaaagaggctactccagccaCTAGACTGGAGCCtccctggagctgctctgtagTATTCATACCCCACATATATCTGTTCAGGTGTACTAGCTAGGAATTTGgctaaaaaaaagttatattaagaGTTTAGTTGTCTTTGGTAACTGTAATAGTTAATCATTCAGACAGTCAAGCCACAGTCCATACGCTTTAATTTACAGGGAGCATTTAAATATGGTATAGTCCCATATTGGGAACCTGTCTCTAGCAGCTGATATCCCATATGAACTGAAATATATCAAGGCACGATAGATTAGTTAAGGCTAGTTTCTTAGCTAAGGCTATTTGGGAAAATATGCACTATTTTCACTACCAAACAAAGGAAAGAACACTCCTTGGTTCCTATCATGTCCAAATCCCAAAGGGATCGGTTttcttttgaaggaaaaaaaaacgtCAATACTGCAGCTATACTGTACTGGGTAACAAGGGCCTTGAATCAGCAAAGTAtctaagcacatgcctaacttttaagcatgtgagcagccccattaacctcagtggaactactcaggtAACTAAAAGTATGTACACATAATACATAAAATGTGTTTGATTCTTCAGTGCCTTGCATCTTATGTAGCTTAGAATGTCTTGAAAATTGGAAAAATGTGTCCATATAATTTTGAAAAAAGTCAGAACAATtctgacatcccccccccccccccccaccagtgatgTAGTCACTAACAATTATGGAAAGTTGAGGGCAAAGTGGGTTATTTCTGACTGAGTTgggtttttcatttcttttcactTTCCTGAGGTGAGAATGACTATACAAGGTGCAATGGAGTGCAGAACTGGGCCTAAAATAAACTATATATTAGGTCTGATTCACCACTGTTACACTAGTTTTACACCTGTAACTACAGAGAAAGCAAAGGAGTTAAATGGTGTAAAATTGGTGTaactggtgaatcaggcccacttTATATATTGCAACTTTGTGAGGGACAGATCTCTATCTTCTGAAAAGAGGGCAAGAATTTTATTAAAATCCATTGACAGTACCcgaagtacagtatttatataaaATGCATACATTAACACTAACTTGACTATGGAGAGTTGACTATCTAAtatgactaagggtacgtctacagtatGAAATTAATTCgaagttattttatttaaatttccaGAATCGAGTTCTTACATTCGATGTTatgtgtccccactaaagcgcgtgaattggatggagtgcgtccacagtacagAGGCTAGCATTGAatgtcggagcggtgcactgtggtagctatcccacagttcccgcagtctctgccacccattggaattttgggttaagctcccagtgcatgatggggcaaaaacattcttgCGGGTTTTTCTGGGTGTATGCCGTCACTCGCTCCTTCCTGTGTGAAAGCTACAGCAGATGCCATGctgccagcagacggtgcagcacgGTGTACCGCCTGTCTCCTGGTATGTTGAATCCACTTCAAATGTCCTTGGCCACCGTGAACAGAGCCACACAGCTTCCGCCGCTTTTTCCATGTTGTCGGTCCTGggctcccgtggaagctacagaagacaaccatttaccgCCTTTTATTg harbors:
- the LOC135879663 gene encoding LOW QUALITY PROTEIN: uncharacterized protein LOC135879663 (The sequence of the model RefSeq protein was modified relative to this genomic sequence to represent the inferred CDS: deleted 2 bases in 1 codon; substituted 2 bases at 2 genomic stop codons) encodes the protein MRSGHTPGNCFDRPAKPASRGWQFNSICSRNQKKYLRKLTIGVWNVRTLMDREAVARPERRTALIARELVRYNIDIAALSETRLPGEGFLSEPGGGYTFFWKGKTETEDRIHRVGLAIKTLLMHQLPDLPVGINERLLKLRFPLNAKRHVTIISAYAPTLTCSDNSKEQFYEDLNKLIKVTPVTDKLLLLGDFNARVGADSENWKGVIGPHGVGKMNSNGLLLLSLCSKXPDHXPENDLTITNTLFRQADKYKMTWMHPRSKQWHLIDYAIVRRRDIRDVLITRVMRGAECWTDHRLKSLDDKLTSHGQLIGTVTEKWDQFKQRVTDTAITSLGPKKRTHQDWFDENQEEICSALEVKRKAFIEWQNDPSSVSKQEHFKYLQSKTQKDLHQIQDNWWESKAKEIEHYAEIHNFKMFFSAIKTVYGPSKPRTTPLLSLDNTMLIKDEGINERCICFAASLFKNKGSKAECGNYRGISLLSVGGKIIARIILNRLIASISEANLPESQCGFQPGRSTVDMVFAVRQIQEKCIEQNMHVYAVFIDLTKAFDTVNREALWTILTRLCCPRKCVQIIRLFHDSMTGKVLSDGATSAPFNITNGVKQGCVLASVLFNLFFACVLNHALKDLDRGIYLKYRHDGSLFDLRRLNAKTKTMQKLLLEALFADDCAPMAHTENDLQHIVNKFAEASQLFGLTISLGKTEVLHQPAPGSNASVPSISIDGTQLKVVENFKYLGSVISSDGSLDNEINARISKASQALGCLRVKVLNHHNIWMSTKLLVYRAVVLSSLLYRCETWTLYRRHIKQLKAFHMRCLRNIMKIRWQDKVPNLEVISAGSVLSAWLKGEYWKTRDKNCTSRNLPMKCPLYDDFDQVLGTAPRMEPTVLHDNLISSDGALLGPECTMGTDGIQQQAPSEEQKVTLNETSLRGGCGSGSTANTWSLFGRAI